atgggagtttcaggctttcagatttttaaacttgtgttttgtatacataataaactgcgtttacatgctgaaattttaggcTATTGAGTAAATAATGTCACTTTTCCGTAGACCCAACCTACTGTGATCCAGTCAGTCAGTTTTGagcgtgagtaatggcggaccatgaaatccaaaatttacactcaaagtaaacagcctctggataaaaatcaaagctcaaatttttgccagacaggtgttaagcaaacacactttcaaaatcttaaGCTTTAACTTCACAATAAAAGTCATAGACCCTGAATGTTTTTTGTCACAGTTCTAAAGCCTGCCTTCCTTATCTCAAAGCTGCATCCAACCCTCACATATTGAACATTACTGTGCCAATGAATATGAAACATGAATGGTTTAAAGACAACATTGGTATGTGGGTATGTATGTTTTGGGTGATTTTAATTACTCTCACTGCCTTGCTAAAACACCCAGGGTCAACTAATTACTACAAGTTTAGTTCTTGGAAGGttaattaacaatattattcTACAAGGGTGCATTGGATAATTATGAGGTGATAGatgttggttataatcattttatatccagcaagcccaagtagaataataattattctacttgggcttgttttatgaaaaacttcaggatcaacaactcttcgaTGTTGATTTTATCTTTCTGCCttggtcaattccggtccaaaatggcttttgtcagccattttttctcagagctgcacaAATGTCTTCAGCTCGTTTTATTGCTGAtgtgttccttgaccatattaggcaCAGctggtatatgaactgataacctgtgtccggcaagccaatgaaaatgctggaaatctgatatgtGTAATTCAGCTTTTAATAATGATGGTGTATTACAGCTGTTCATCCTCAGTAGTTCATCCTCAGTAGGCGGTGCTAACTAAAAGCTGATAAGAATACCTTGAAGTCATTCTCTGTTGCTGTTATAgtattattagggagcttaagcacgcgcgtttttgagacatgGTCGCTCAatggaagtgagctgttttcccttttgacttacattgccaagtatcttttctccattagagatgattagtgtaAAAATGTGGGAGAAACCACTGTCCTGGAATgcgaaatgttcttttccggttgccgtccgcgtctcaaaaacatgcgtgcttaagctccctattattaaTTGAAACCAGAGTTAATTTATATGATTTGGGTTAAAATCCTAATGGCTTTTCTTGTTCATGGATTCCTATCATACCATATaataatacaccttattccaaaatggccgctgatttatgtgcatgcatacaaattggcccttattgcctcgttcaagataaaatattcttttcattttttagcTTAAAAATGAGGCAAAAAGGGGTAATTTGAATaccaacaaaagaatattaagatggtagccattttggaataaggtgtatagaaaTATGTAATTAAACCTAGACACATGAAGCGACtaagagtatttctactcccccacCCCCCGGATGGGATGCAAGtgcatcgcagggttacccccagcattacggcAGTACCCagttatacacctgggtggagagaggcaccgtgagagtaaagtgtcttgcccaagaacacaacacaatgtccccagccaggaccccaACCCGGACCAcgcgatccggagtcgagcactctaaccatgataTTAAGCACATACACCCTGTAGTGTACCTATCTTAATTgtgttgtttggttttttttaaaagcatACTCAGTATCCAAGTTTGGAATGACCTTGTGTGTCCTTGGCATGTCACAAGAATTCAAAAATGATGGAATAGCAGTCAATGCCCTTTGGCCCAAGAAAGGTATGTTGTTTATGAATTCATTTTGAGGTGTCATATGCAAGTTTGGGCATctgtgttattttttttgtcaataggTATTGCTACTGTTGCAGTGGAGGTGATGTATGACAAAGAAGCACTGAAATACTGCCGCAAAGATTCGATCATGGCTGATGCTGCATATGTCATGCTGACAAGAGACAGTAGAAAAAGAACTGGGGAGTTTCTTTATGATGAGGAGGTTCTCACCGAAGAAGGAATCATGGACTTCACCCAATACTTAGTATCACCAGGTGAAAGACAATATGCTAATACTGCACAGTGGAACTTGCCTGATATAGAGGAGAATCTTTGCTGTTGCCATTGTTCACATGTTGTCACATTTATGTAACATATTTACCTCTTTGTATAGAACCTCTGGAAGATAAACAAAGTATCAATTGCATTTGCAATGCCTTGAAAATGAAGAGTCAACATTGGCATTGATGTGGAATATCGTGTTTGCTAACTAGTTTTTTCCATAATGTGCCCCTCTTTATTTTCTGACAGGTACAGCATCCTTGTGAGTTTAGAATGGCATGAAATGGAGTCATTTGCGCTAACGTTTTCTCATCTACCTCAAATGgaagcaaaataattattattagttttattCTTTTCATCTGTTTCGCTTTCAGAGGCTGTAATAATGGGAAGTGATTCTTCAGGTAGCCCAGGCATAGCTGTGACAGAGGTGTTTGAGGCAATAAAGAGTTGTTGTAGCAAGGAGGTTGTTCAGATtgtgaatggtgtctttgagaTTCATTTGTCAGGAAAAGAACCTGGAGTGTGGTATCTTGATTTGAAGGACAATGAAGGTAatcattaatttaattttggagCAGCTGGTCAGTCACTCAGTCAATTTGGTCAGTTTTAGTCAGAGAGTTGTTGAGTCATTCAGTCAAATAAGAGTCGTCCAGCCAAAATTAGCCTGGTCAGTAGGCTATTGGTCAATTACATGTAGCAAATCCATACATCAGGAACAATAAGATTATTATTGATGCTGTACATGCAATTAACAGTCTCGTGAGATCCATGGGGCAGTGGTGACAGCATAAAATCTTGCCATCGATAATTATTATATGTGGAGATTTTAAGAATCCATGAAACAAAACTTAGACCTTTTTTTACACAAACAGTCattgcaaaatctattgtgGTTCATTAGCTTTTGATGGACGATTTACTTAAAATAACGGGATGGCCAAGTGTACACAATTTGCAGCTTATGACTTGTCATTACAATGGAGATTAAATTGCAGTTCTTGTAGTTATCAGTCATCACCCATTGTATTCTTATTGTCTTCTTCCTGTCCCTGTTTCGCTTGAAAAGATAATTTgttggccgcttaatagaggtaaAAGAGCAATAAAAAATGACCTTGCAGCAACGAAAAGGTGGCTGCGGCCACTTAATGGTGGCTGTTGAATAGAGGTATCAAATACAGCATTTTAGTGACAGATAATTCTGAACTTTAGAAAGTGGCTGTTTAATTGAGGGTGGCCACTTAATAGAGGTTgcactataataataattattagaaaagtacaataatattatcattgACTATTTAAAGACAGTTGATTTTTTGACATTGTAGGAAGAGTTGGAAGTGGTTCATTTCCTGGGGGTGAAGTTGGTTGTACCTTGATTATGGACTCTGAAGATTTTGTGAGAATGTTCCAAGGACATCTAAATCCATTGCAGTTATCGATGTTGGATAGACTCGAAATCAAAGGGCACAAGATATTAGCTATGCATCTTCAGAAGCTTATGGGAAAAGTAAAATCCAAACTTTGAAAatcagtgaaaggaaaaaaaaacaaaaatcttttTAAGAATAGTGATCTGCACAAATACCAAGTGTTTTCTCCATAATTCAGAGACTACCTACAGTTCActcaattaaaatgaaaatgtagctgtttcgagaaaggaaaaagaatgcaaacgtgCATGTGACAACCCTGAAAGGTTATTGGGTCCATATCTCTGTGACTTTAAAATTTTGGGGAATCTGATTAAGTTTTGGGCAAAATAGACCAAAGACCTTTGTTTGGGAGTGTTACAAGAcagtaacaaaagtaggcatGACCCCTACTGTGTCAGttaaaaaattcagaatttttGGAAGCACTTTTGCATTCTTTTCGCGCAATTTTGGTGAATATGtttcattttcaattattttgggTTGACTCAACATTTACGAACTTGTCACAAAATCGTTTTCTTTCTATAAAGGTAAATGGTTTTTGTATATGTAGCAGTGTTTCTCACCCattgacgtcacccattgttattaatatgccaaccagaacctaattggttgttgaaacaatgacttcttatTTTCCATGGGTGgcaaatttaaatatcaaaagaaatgtgatgtcaatgtttgtaaacaagaaatgtcaCTGTTGGGGTAAATAATTCTTTGAAGACAATAATATTttaatccatttttttttacaaaagaaagaaaaggaaacaaatcctgaaataaattatttgaagaaCTTTGATAAATTGAGCTTAAAAACCTCATTCTTTGGGAAGCACTTCCAGTAagcaaaatttctttggaaaaaaaatgaaaacttaaaAACATCCTTATCAGCATGAAGGAGTGCATGGCTTCTTGTACAGTCTTCAGGGTGCTGGATTAAGATCTTGAAATTAAGTTGTTGCTTAATTTATACGTTGTTGAAAAATCTAGCCTTCCTTCTTCTTCTCAGTGCATCCCAACCATGATCTTTTTTCTTGTTGGTGACATTTGCAAATCCACTGTAATCCTTTGAGCAGAAACATGCTGCTTAGCCTTGAACCCTTCCAACATGACATCTATCGGCAGACGAGGGTCTCGAGCTGTTCATGCATACGCTGTATTTAAATTTGAGTCACACCAGGGGTTTATGTATAATGACATTTCGCCAACAAACTGGGGACAATTCCAGaggttacatgtacatagaaTCAAGTGAACATTCAGCTGATGTTGAAGAAACAATTGGACACTTCAGTTTGTTATTGATGGTaaccccgtcctttttatatgtttTATTAAAACTCAGGATCTATAACTCTTCTTTGGTGTTCCCGGGGGTAGTATTGTCGAccaaagcatcgatttctgggTTGGTCAATTCTGGTCCAAAAACGGCCTTTTTTGGCCATTTtatctcagagctgcaaaaatgtttcagCTTGCTTTATTGCTGATGCAGTCCTTGACCATATTGGgcacagcaggtatatgaactgatagcttGTGTCCGGCAAGCCAataaaaatgctggaaatctgatatccatagttcagtttttaatatatatatatatatatataactgcatatGTTCAAGAATTTTGTGTCACACGATTGGGAGAAAATTGTCTGCAGTTGGATGGGTCAGATTTTTTTCTGGTGAGGAGGCCTGTAGTCTCCTGTGCAGCCTTTTTTTGTTATGTCACACATGGCTCCCCCCAACGAAATGGCTGCTGATATTTGAGGGAGTGT
This portion of the Montipora capricornis isolate CH-2021 chromosome 11, ASM3666992v2, whole genome shotgun sequence genome encodes:
- the LOC138024997 gene encoding hydroxysteroid dehydrogenase-like protein 2 translates to MKGADLSLLIGRKENEWKMIANTGKLAGKTLFITGSSRGIGKAIALKAARDGANIVIAAKTAEPHPKLPGTIYTAAKEVEEVGGKCLPCAVDIRDEEAVYKAVQEAVKKFGGIDILVNNASVINLTGTLETTMKKYDLMSNVNARGTYLCSKACLPYLKAASNPHILNITVPMNMKHEWFKDNIAYSVSKFGMTLCVLGMSQEFKNDGIAVNALWPKKGIATVAVEVMYDKEALKYCRKDSIMADAAYVMLTRDSRKRTGEFLYDEEVLTEEGIMDFTQYLVSPEAVIMGSDSSGSPGIAVTEVFEAIKSCCSKEVVQIVNGVFEIHLSGKEPGVWYLDLKDNEGRVGSGSFPGGEVGCTLIMDSEDFVRMFQGHLNPLQLSMLDRLEIKGHKILAMHLQKLMGKVKSKL